A genomic window from Leptospira andrefontaineae includes:
- the cysE gene encoding serine O-acetyltransferase: MFENIKAIKKNDPAAKSYLEVILCYPGLHALWFHSLAHSLYKIKVPLLPRMINTFARFLTGIDIHPGAKIEPGIFIDHGQGVVIGETAEIAKGCLILQGVTLGGTGKESGKRHPTLKENVVVGAGAKILGNIVIEHNVRIGAGSVVLRDVPADCTVVGVPGKVVRSKVDFGEQGERMLDHGELPDPVARVFSILVEKIDTLQKEVNELYAKSNLKEKKSHSKNEDDELNEFIHGGGI, from the coding sequence TTGTTCGAAAACATCAAAGCAATTAAAAAAAACGATCCGGCAGCCAAGTCCTATTTGGAAGTCATTTTATGTTATCCGGGTTTACATGCGCTTTGGTTCCATTCCCTTGCTCATTCTTTATATAAGATCAAAGTTCCCCTTTTACCTAGAATGATCAATACTTTCGCTCGATTTTTGACTGGTATAGATATACATCCGGGAGCAAAAATTGAACCCGGGATTTTTATAGATCATGGCCAAGGTGTTGTGATTGGAGAGACCGCTGAAATAGCTAAAGGTTGTCTCATTCTGCAAGGCGTTACCTTGGGTGGAACAGGTAAAGAAAGCGGCAAACGACATCCTACATTAAAAGAGAATGTGGTCGTTGGAGCTGGAGCAAAAATTTTAGGAAACATAGTCATAGAACATAATGTTCGGATCGGCGCCGGTTCCGTGGTTCTTAGAGATGTTCCTGCAGATTGTACTGTGGTTGGAGTTCCTGGAAAAGTAGTCCGTTCCAAAGTAGATTTCGGAGAACAAGGAGAAAGAATGCTGGATCATGGAGAACTTCCTGACCCGGTTGCAAGAGTTTTCTCCATTTTAGTCGAAAAGATAGATACATTACAAAAAGAAGTGAACGAACTATACGCGAAATCCAATCTTAAAGAGAAAAAATCCCATTCTAAAAACGAAGATGATGAGCTAAACGAGTTCATTCACGGTGGTGGAATCTAA
- a CDS encoding site-2 protease family protein, with amino-acid sequence MNRSSYGWNVLLFVLTFFTLTFQDDIFRLPYLNFATISEIFRIRTPYSFSLLGILFCHEMGHYLAARYYGIKSTLPYFLPVPFSPVGTMGAVIRIKEPIRNKIQLFDIGIWGPAMSLVLSIPCILIGLYNSQLVSLAERTAILQAHPGLMDIHFGDSILTYFLSQKILGPFDSSLFTVEYNPLAFAGWVGLLITALNLLPFGQLDGGHVVYSLVGEGYRKWIYYLFSAFLLLSLWNYSWILWGLLIYYFIRVEHPFVPDASYPIGKFRKIFGWGMLLSFLLIFPISPITVVSSVGVKSSLGEDLWNILLEVFSK; translated from the coding sequence TTGAACAGATCGTCTTACGGATGGAACGTACTTCTTTTTGTTCTGACTTTTTTTACCTTAACCTTTCAGGACGATATATTCAGACTTCCGTATTTAAATTTCGCGACAATTTCAGAGATCTTTCGGATCAGAACTCCTTATTCATTCTCTCTTCTTGGAATTCTTTTTTGCCATGAGATGGGGCATTATTTAGCCGCTAGATATTATGGGATCAAGTCGACTCTCCCTTACTTTTTACCGGTTCCGTTTTCCCCTGTAGGAACCATGGGTGCTGTGATCCGTATCAAGGAACCTATCCGAAATAAAATCCAATTATTCGATATCGGGATCTGGGGACCTGCAATGAGTTTGGTACTTTCAATCCCTTGCATTTTGATTGGATTATATAATTCTCAATTAGTTTCTCTTGCGGAAAGAACTGCGATATTACAAGCCCATCCAGGTCTTATGGACATTCATTTTGGGGACAGCATTCTTACTTATTTTTTATCCCAGAAAATTTTAGGACCTTTTGATTCTTCCCTCTTTACTGTGGAATACAATCCTCTTGCGTTTGCCGGTTGGGTCGGGCTTTTGATTACCGCATTAAATCTTTTACCTTTTGGTCAATTAGATGGAGGTCATGTTGTTTATTCATTGGTAGGAGAAGGTTATAGAAAGTGGATCTACTATTTGTTTTCCGCATTTCTTTTGCTCTCTCTTTGGAATTATTCGTGGATCTTATGGGGATTGCTCATCTATTACTTTATCAGAGTAGAACATCCTTTTGTCCCGGATGCTTCTTATCCAATCGGCAAATTTAGAAAGATATTTGGCTGGGGTATGTTATTATCCTTCCTGCTTATTTTTCCGATCTCTCCGATCACTGTTGTTTCCTCTGTGGGGGTTAAGAGCAGTTTAGGAGAAGATCTCTGGAATATCCTACTCGAAGTATTTTCAAAATGA
- a CDS encoding MATE family efflux transporter, translating into MSLLLEKKFLTLTFFNIIANLTVPLTSFADVAVLGQLESHTYVAGVALANVLFDYLFWGFSFLRMSTTGLTAQAEGNEDNKESFQILLRSLLLGLGIGVLILLTKTYLEEFGFSVLEGEKEVKSAGGEYFKSRIISAPATLCNFVLTGWFLGRSKSATVLVATVIANLVNIGLNIWFILFLDWKAYGAGIATSISQYLMCAFFLVLLFKEKDRFLQIYHKIRIFSLKGYTSLLSLNSDIMIRTLLLITTFSLFRNYSSGLGSETLAANAILHQLILIGAFWIDGAAIAMETVAGNLKGNNNSEGLRKILKMAILSGFGISLFFCLLILLPAGFLFELFSKSKPVVALAKEYGYWIAPVLLFGSFAFIFDGFFLGISEGKILRNSMIVSSIVFFFPIAYWGKIQNNNHILWLSLSFYMLGRAITLGTVAYKKYFVNNQRSFS; encoded by the coding sequence CTGAGTCTTCTCTTGGAAAAAAAATTTCTTACTCTAACATTCTTCAATATAATAGCAAACTTAACTGTTCCACTTACAAGCTTTGCAGATGTTGCAGTACTTGGGCAATTGGAATCTCATACATATGTAGCAGGAGTTGCATTAGCAAACGTACTATTCGATTATCTATTCTGGGGATTTTCTTTCTTAAGAATGAGTACAACCGGACTTACTGCCCAAGCAGAAGGAAACGAAGATAATAAAGAATCCTTTCAAATACTTTTGAGATCCTTATTACTCGGCCTTGGGATCGGTGTTTTGATCCTACTCACTAAAACGTATTTAGAAGAATTCGGCTTTTCTGTTTTAGAAGGAGAGAAGGAAGTAAAATCCGCTGGTGGAGAATATTTCAAGTCCAGGATCATCAGCGCACCTGCAACTCTTTGTAATTTTGTACTCACGGGTTGGTTTTTAGGAAGATCCAAAAGTGCTACTGTTCTAGTAGCAACTGTCATTGCAAATCTAGTCAATATAGGTCTGAATATTTGGTTCATTCTATTTTTAGATTGGAAAGCTTATGGAGCGGGGATCGCAACTTCCATCAGCCAATATCTGATGTGCGCGTTCTTCCTTGTTTTATTATTCAAAGAGAAGGACCGATTCTTACAAATTTATCATAAGATCCGAATCTTCTCTCTGAAAGGTTATACATCCCTTCTATCTTTGAATTCGGATATAATGATCCGGACCCTACTTTTGATCACTACATTCAGTTTATTTAGAAATTATAGTTCAGGTTTGGGTTCTGAAACTCTAGCTGCAAATGCAATCCTTCATCAATTGATATTGATCGGCGCATTTTGGATAGATGGAGCTGCAATCGCAATGGAAACGGTTGCAGGAAATCTAAAAGGAAACAATAATTCGGAAGGCCTAAGAAAAATCCTAAAAATGGCTATCCTTTCCGGATTCGGGATCTCTCTATTCTTTTGCCTTTTGATCCTTCTTCCTGCCGGATTCTTATTCGAATTATTCAGCAAATCCAAACCAGTAGTAGCTCTGGCAAAAGAATATGGTTATTGGATCGCTCCAGTTTTACTCTTTGGATCTTTTGCATTCATATTCGATGGATTCTTCTTAGGAATTTCAGAAGGAAAAATCCTAAGAAATTCAATGATCGTTAGCTCGATCGTATTCTTCTTTCCAATAGCTTATTGGGGAAAGATCCAAAACAACAATCATATACTTTGGCTTTCACTCTCTTTCTATATGTTAGGAAGAGCGATCACACTTGGAACTGTAGCCTATAAAAAATATTTTGTAAACAACCAACGATCTTTCAGTTAG
- a CDS encoding dicarboxylate/amino acid:cation symporter, translating to MSADSNRNIPNARRFLPLEKLWFRVLLGLVSGLLVGLYLSPENSLVAQEYSKPVISWLGLPGHFFLILLQIIMIPLVFCSIVLGIHAGETIDNLKSFGLKAFLYFVFTTILAVSIGMILASTIKPGSFVDPAGIPRVQVPNKVSESSGTVSVEKVPDLILSVLPRNPFQTFANGDMLGVVLLALLVGIAILSIEQQSAAYVLPVFQAVFKTSMVFVQWAMKIAPFAVFGLIAQITAKIGLKVLLSLGVYFLTVLGGLALVLIMYSIILILATRKSPIWFFKQAGEVQLLAFSTSSSAAVLPFSLKTGIEKMGVSRKIAEFILPLGATVNMDGTALYQAVATVFLAQVYGIELTTTNLAFVLIATVVASIGTPSTPGLGIVILASILAGVGVPTEGIGIILGVDRILDMCRTTVNVTGDLVACNVFQSIEDKKRLNT from the coding sequence ATGTCCGCCGACTCAAACCGAAACATTCCGAATGCTCGTAGATTTCTTCCTTTAGAAAAACTCTGGTTCAGAGTCTTGTTAGGTTTGGTATCCGGACTTTTAGTAGGTCTATATCTAAGCCCTGAAAATTCGTTGGTAGCCCAAGAATATTCTAAACCGGTCATTTCTTGGTTAGGACTTCCGGGCCATTTCTTCCTGATCTTATTGCAGATCATCATGATCCCTTTGGTGTTTTGTTCTATTGTTTTAGGAATTCATGCAGGTGAAACGATAGATAATCTGAAAAGTTTCGGATTAAAAGCATTCTTATACTTTGTATTTACCACAATATTAGCTGTATCGATCGGAATGATCTTAGCAAGTACTATCAAACCGGGAAGTTTTGTAGATCCAGCCGGGATCCCAAGAGTGCAGGTACCAAATAAAGTATCCGAATCTTCGGGTACTGTTTCTGTAGAGAAGGTCCCAGATTTAATCCTTTCAGTTCTTCCGAGGAACCCATTCCAAACATTTGCTAATGGAGATATGTTAGGCGTAGTTTTGTTAGCTCTATTAGTCGGGATCGCTATTCTTTCCATAGAACAACAAAGTGCCGCCTATGTTCTTCCTGTTTTCCAAGCAGTATTCAAGACAAGTATGGTATTCGTACAATGGGCAATGAAGATAGCACCATTTGCGGTCTTTGGTCTTATAGCACAGATCACTGCAAAGATTGGACTTAAAGTACTACTGAGTCTTGGAGTTTATTTTCTCACTGTTCTTGGCGGACTTGCCCTAGTGCTCATCATGTATTCAATCATACTGATTCTTGCCACAAGAAAGAGTCCTATTTGGTTTTTTAAGCAAGCAGGAGAAGTGCAACTACTTGCATTCTCTACTTCCAGTTCTGCAGCTGTTCTTCCCTTTTCTTTAAAAACTGGAATAGAGAAGATGGGCGTCTCTCGAAAGATTGCAGAGTTCATTCTACCTTTGGGAGCCACAGTAAATATGGACGGGACTGCACTTTACCAAGCGGTCGCCACTGTCTTCTTAGCTCAGGTGTACGGTATTGAGTTAACGACGACCAATCTTGCATTTGTTCTTATCGCAACCGTAGTAGCTTCTATCGGAACTCCCAGTACTCCAGGACTTGGTATAGTGATCCTCGCATCTATTTTAGCTGGCGTAGGAGTTCCTACAGAAGGGATCGGGATCATCTTGGGAGTGGATCGTATTCTGGACATGTGCAGAACCACAGTAAATGTTACTGGAGACTTGGTTGCCTGTAATGTTTTCCAAAGTATAGAAGATAAGAAACGACTGAACACCTGA
- a CDS encoding SpoIIE family protein phosphatase, with protein sequence MGLNPISWDLVLFNYYSFGSLLVTLTTIFLGIFFLTLKNRTIATTQLGIGFMLLGIFETGYFLAAFLYHPIAAYHRWMTGGFILFALAHFTQFLLRFPGNSNQRIARWVLIVEHSVAAITVSLFIYFTYISEKIYHFTAHHWDFNAFDASRYLALVIGIFSIVGFIIVPAWRVVITKDKRRIALLMFNIGFLIAAIYPNISNILSRDGVMERSTYMTSNVILFLTAFSFLVIAFINNSAERTTFMVKIVGITLFTICLIMQALVYISSQEKDAEYDSLRMVNIERALENGVKSGDIEYAFHWDDSKESLNSSEYDPNKELDLKQIEADLQNVTIYEEIRNLKEEGFRKSLISLLDRTHTYFGGYKRFIQKLLEEKKDLSDAELKKLIFESAEQWNKRAFVSTNRLEAIVGGSFCKKGRDFVKALGDSESGFKEEIFSHWSEDCLWDGKDLDQAEIRSEVLTYFRYFKPSETRHYRRSKDGTGHYVAFMKFQPEKQQMSEVGFSYRLYREFMHPTAVKQTGILLAVIFIVLALFPLFFKNSLVDPLNSLLSGVEKVNKGDLDVVVPVKVRDEIGFLADSFNAMVSSIKQARRELQDYAENLEEKVRERTREVQEKMEEVQRLKVQQDGDYFLTSLLAKPLFYNANKSKLVSTDFIIRQKKQFEFRGKHSDLGGDICVTGNLRLGRPDSFKRYTVSMNGDAMGKSMQGAGGALVMGVVMNSILARSAANNRILDATPEQWLTEIYNEIHAVFKSFNGSMVISACLYLVEDETGVCWYFNAEHPYSVLYRDGKASFIEDGLTLRKLGLDSEFEFKVRSFQLKKGDIIILGSDGRDDVDLTPEETIRTINEDEMLFLRHVETAKANLEDIETEIRKTGELTDDLSLLKIEFQGEPKSDEIEEIFESSDHIDKALNTDSVYEDAKKMYKTGRLDEALELLKTGYMHDSANQRLNKLLGLLSFKGKDYNTAVEVLNNYLGTDPDLHEYWFYLSIANKKMGKYDQALAASLKLLEIDPNNISNTINLSDIYRLMEMYDRAEEYARKVLQKEPGNENAHKLIRLIERDR encoded by the coding sequence ATGGGGTTAAATCCGATTTCTTGGGACCTAGTCCTTTTTAATTATTATTCATTTGGAAGTTTATTGGTCACTTTGACCACCATATTCCTCGGGATTTTCTTTCTTACCCTAAAGAATAGGACCATAGCTACCACTCAGCTTGGGATTGGTTTTATGCTATTAGGGATATTCGAGACAGGATACTTCTTAGCAGCATTTTTATATCATCCTATTGCGGCATACCATCGTTGGATGACCGGTGGATTCATTCTTTTTGCTCTAGCCCATTTCACCCAATTTTTACTTAGGTTTCCAGGGAATAGTAACCAACGTATAGCAAGATGGGTCTTGATTGTTGAGCACTCGGTTGCAGCGATCACTGTAAGCTTATTTATATACTTCACTTATATCTCGGAAAAGATCTATCACTTCACTGCACATCATTGGGATTTTAATGCGTTCGATGCCAGTCGTTATCTGGCATTAGTGATCGGGATATTCTCTATTGTAGGTTTTATTATCGTTCCTGCATGGAGAGTTGTGATCACAAAGGACAAGAGAAGGATCGCTCTTCTCATGTTCAATATTGGATTTTTGATCGCAGCGATCTATCCGAACATTTCGAACATTCTCAGCCGAGACGGAGTGATGGAACGTTCTACATACATGACTTCGAACGTGATCCTATTCTTGACTGCGTTTTCATTCTTAGTAATTGCATTTATCAATAATAGTGCGGAACGAACTACCTTTATGGTTAAGATCGTGGGGATCACACTCTTTACTATCTGCTTGATCATGCAGGCATTAGTTTATATCTCCAGCCAGGAAAAAGACGCAGAATATGATAGTTTGCGTATGGTGAATATCGAAAGAGCTCTGGAGAATGGTGTAAAATCCGGCGATATAGAGTACGCTTTCCATTGGGATGATTCCAAGGAAAGTTTGAATTCTTCCGAATATGATCCGAACAAGGAGTTAGACCTCAAGCAGATCGAGGCAGACTTACAAAACGTAACTATTTATGAAGAGATCCGTAATCTAAAGGAAGAAGGATTTAGAAAATCCTTAATCTCACTTTTGGATCGAACTCACACTTACTTCGGTGGTTATAAACGTTTTATCCAAAAATTATTGGAAGAAAAGAAAGACCTTTCCGATGCAGAACTCAAAAAACTGATCTTTGAAAGTGCAGAGCAATGGAACAAACGTGCTTTCGTTTCTACGAACCGACTCGAAGCGATTGTCGGAGGATCTTTCTGTAAAAAAGGAAGGGACTTCGTAAAAGCTTTAGGAGATTCAGAGTCTGGCTTTAAAGAAGAAATTTTCTCCCATTGGTCCGAAGACTGTCTTTGGGACGGAAAGGACTTAGACCAAGCAGAGATCCGTTCCGAAGTTTTAACATACTTCAGATATTTTAAACCAAGCGAGACACGTCACTACAGAAGAAGTAAGGATGGAACAGGGCATTATGTTGCCTTCATGAAATTCCAACCTGAGAAACAACAAATGAGTGAAGTTGGATTCTCCTACAGATTGTATAGAGAATTCATGCACCCAACTGCGGTGAAACAAACTGGGATCTTGTTAGCAGTGATCTTTATCGTTCTCGCGTTGTTTCCTCTTTTCTTCAAGAACAGTTTAGTAGATCCTTTGAATAGCCTTCTTTCCGGAGTGGAAAAGGTAAACAAAGGAGATCTGGACGTAGTGGTTCCAGTTAAGGTCAGAGATGAGATTGGATTCTTAGCGGACTCGTTCAACGCAATGGTGTCTTCTATCAAACAAGCCAGAAGAGAACTGCAAGATTATGCGGAAAACCTGGAAGAAAAAGTTCGCGAAAGAACTAGAGAAGTTCAGGAGAAGATGGAGGAAGTCCAACGCCTTAAAGTACAGCAGGACGGTGACTACTTCCTAACATCATTATTAGCGAAGCCACTTTTCTATAATGCGAACAAATCAAAATTGGTTTCTACTGATTTTATCATTCGCCAAAAGAAACAATTCGAATTCAGAGGAAAACATTCCGATCTGGGCGGGGATATCTGTGTTACAGGAAATCTTAGATTAGGACGTCCTGATTCCTTCAAACGTTATACAGTTTCCATGAATGGAGACGCAATGGGTAAATCCATGCAGGGTGCCGGGGGAGCATTGGTGATGGGAGTTGTTATGAACTCCATTCTTGCTCGTTCGGCTGCAAACAATAGGATCCTTGATGCAACTCCCGAACAATGGCTGACTGAAATTTATAATGAGATCCATGCAGTATTTAAATCATTTAACGGTTCGATGGTGATCTCAGCTTGTCTTTATTTGGTAGAAGATGAAACCGGAGTATGTTGGTACTTCAATGCGGAACACCCTTACTCGGTTCTGTATAGAGACGGAAAGGCAAGTTTTATCGAAGACGGACTGACTCTCAGAAAATTGGGCTTGGATTCGGAATTTGAATTTAAGGTCAGAAGTTTCCAACTCAAAAAAGGTGATATTATAATCCTTGGCTCGGACGGTCGGGACGATGTGGATCTAACTCCTGAAGAGACGATCCGAACAATTAACGAAGACGAGATGTTGTTTCTACGACATGTAGAAACTGCAAAAGCAAATCTGGAAGATATAGAAACCGAGATCCGTAAAACCGGAGAACTTACAGATGACCTTTCACTTCTTAAGATAGAGTTCCAAGGAGAACCGAAGAGCGATGAGATCGAAGAAATTTTCGAATCCTCCGATCATATTGATAAAGCATTAAATACGGATTCTGTTTATGAAGACGCTAAGAAGATGTACAAAACAGGGCGTTTGGACGAAGCATTAGAACTTCTGAAAACGGGTTATATGCACGATAGCGCTAACCAAAGGTTGAACAAACTTTTGGGGCTTCTCAGCTTTAAAGGTAAAGATTATAATACTGCTGTAGAAGTTTTGAACAATTATCTCGGAACTGATCCAGATCTTCACGAGTATTGGTTCTATCTTTCCATCGCAAACAAGAAGATGGGCAAGTATGACCAAGCCTTGGCTGCGAGTTTGAAACTTTTGGAAATCGATCCAAACAATATATCCAATACGATCAATCTATCCGACATATATCGTTTGATGGAAATGTATGATAGAGCGGAAGAATATGCTCGTAAAGTATTACAAAAAGAACCGGGGAACGAAAACGCTCATAAACTGATCCGTTTAATAGAGAGAGATCGTTGA
- a CDS encoding SpoIIE family protein phosphatase, with the protein MEISSILQNDVLLNYYSFGSLLSILAFLCTSLFFLFLKEKSSSTMHLALGALFFSFFCSGYFFAAFLYNPIAAYHRWLTVGFILPALIHLGQFLARYPGHANPKMNRNLTIGMYTVAAIGISYFYYVTLSSPRKYHFTAHHWDFNAEKASSIIAVLIILFVLIAFLILPIYRMTKTKGRVRFAIGGFMAALLAGGVVPALTNILSRDGWIERSTYLTSIVLLMTLGIFLILVIFLNFSEEKTTFMVKIVGITFVTLMLIMQALVFISNQDKEAEYDTKSIVNMSRALEGGKQIPEMLYIVQWEGGSKNVDYSRYDNQYDLRLPQLEIDFKNTIIFEHMKLLTEEGFRNSVKKTLKDTHEYFSGYRASILKFLDDNPNLEGKELKTKLFDHLISLNTAVFVTSNKLDYIFPKEFCVDGRNHLKGVVNKGVIPFKEHLLQKWKEKDGTCTFDEKDLLIGHLKAEVLLYFRPFQPALYRHYRKSLDEHQHFVTYIHYDVKKDVVSEVGYSYRKYREFMHPTAAKQTLILGLVLVVVFFVFPLFFRQSLVTPLNRLLSGVEKVNLGALDVEVKVDLKDEIGFLSDSFNSMVTSIRKARGELQDYAEHLATKVRERTRELSEKIEELQRLKVQQDGDYFLTSLLAKPLFYNANKSPKVSTDFILRQKKQFEFKGKRADLGGDLCVTGNLRLGKENDYKRYTFAMNGDAMGKSMQGAGGSLVMGVVINSILARSAANDRVLDTTPSEFLTEIYKEMQSVFKSFNGSMVISGTFIIVEDETGKFWYFNAEHPFSVMYRDGRAGFLETGLTLRKIGLDSEYEFKVHSGRLEPGDVLIVGSDGKDDLDLTPEKEVRTINEDEMLFLQMVEKGQGDLEKIEEEVLKVGELTDDLSLLRVEYSPVASPETNGKEDEITDPFDWKFIYKKAKEDYMGGRLSEALGALEGLYKSDPQNTKVTKLLGLLSFKGKNYGKAVEVLNKYLGSDPDLVEYWYYLSLANRRIGRMDEAILAAKRMEELQPDNSMNLINLSDLYRQTEQFELALEYAHLALEKDPEDENAQKLVRLIERDRKASL; encoded by the coding sequence ATGGAAATTTCTTCAATCTTACAAAACGATGTTCTGCTGAACTATTATTCTTTCGGAAGTTTGCTATCTATTTTAGCTTTCTTATGTACTTCCTTATTCTTCCTCTTCTTGAAAGAAAAATCCTCTAGCACAATGCATCTCGCATTGGGGGCTTTATTTTTCTCCTTCTTCTGTTCCGGATATTTTTTCGCAGCATTCCTGTATAACCCTATCGCTGCTTACCATAGATGGTTGACCGTCGGATTTATTTTACCAGCGCTCATTCACTTGGGTCAATTTTTAGCACGTTATCCGGGACATGCGAATCCCAAAATGAACCGAAACCTAACTATCGGAATGTATACGGTTGCTGCGATCGGCATCTCCTATTTTTACTACGTCACTCTTAGTTCTCCTCGAAAATATCACTTCACTGCACATCACTGGGATTTTAACGCGGAGAAAGCTTCTTCTATCATTGCAGTATTGATTATATTATTCGTTCTGATTGCTTTCTTGATCCTGCCGATTTATAGGATGACCAAAACCAAGGGAAGAGTGCGATTTGCGATCGGCGGTTTTATGGCAGCTCTACTTGCAGGTGGTGTGGTTCCTGCTCTTACGAACATTCTCAGCCGAGATGGATGGATTGAACGTTCTACTTATTTGACCTCTATCGTTCTTTTGATGACCTTGGGGATCTTTTTGATCCTAGTAATCTTCTTAAACTTTAGCGAAGAAAAAACCACCTTTATGGTCAAGATTGTAGGGATCACTTTTGTGACATTGATGTTGATCATGCAAGCTTTGGTTTTCATCTCAAATCAGGACAAAGAGGCTGAATACGACACTAAAAGTATCGTGAACATGTCTAGAGCTCTCGAAGGTGGAAAGCAGATCCCTGAGATGTTGTATATTGTTCAGTGGGAAGGTGGGTCCAAGAATGTGGATTATTCTCGCTATGATAATCAATACGACTTGAGACTTCCACAATTAGAGATCGACTTTAAAAATACGATCATCTTCGAACATATGAAACTTTTGACGGAAGAAGGTTTTAGAAACTCCGTTAAAAAGACACTGAAAGATACTCATGAATATTTCAGCGGATATAGAGCTTCTATTCTGAAGTTTTTAGATGATAATCCGAATCTGGAAGGAAAAGAACTAAAAACAAAATTATTCGATCATCTGATTAGTTTAAATACCGCTGTTTTTGTAACTTCTAACAAACTAGATTATATTTTTCCGAAAGAATTCTGTGTAGATGGTAGAAATCATCTAAAAGGGGTTGTGAACAAAGGAGTTATTCCTTTCAAAGAACATCTTCTTCAAAAATGGAAAGAGAAGGATGGGACTTGCACCTTTGATGAAAAGGATCTGTTGATAGGGCATTTAAAAGCGGAAGTACTTTTATATTTCCGTCCATTCCAACCTGCATTGTATCGCCATTACAGAAAAAGTTTGGATGAGCACCAACATTTCGTAACTTATATTCATTATGATGTGAAGAAGGATGTTGTAAGCGAAGTAGGTTATTCTTACCGCAAGTATAGAGAATTCATGCACCCAACTGCTGCAAAACAAACTTTGATCTTGGGTTTGGTTTTGGTAGTGGTATTCTTCGTATTCCCTCTTTTCTTCCGACAAAGTTTAGTAACTCCGTTAAACAGGCTATTGTCCGGGGTTGAAAAAGTAAACTTAGGCGCCTTAGATGTTGAAGTAAAAGTAGACTTAAAAGATGAGATCGGATTTTTATCTGACTCATTTAATAGTATGGTGACTTCTATCCGAAAAGCTAGAGGAGAACTCCAAGATTACGCAGAACATCTGGCAACTAAGGTAAGAGAAAGAACCAGAGAACTTTCAGAAAAGATAGAAGAACTCCAACGCCTGAAGGTGCAACAAGACGGGGACTACTTCCTGACTTCTTTATTAGCAAAACCGCTTTTTTATAATGCGAATAAATCTCCTAAGGTCAGCACAGATTTTATTCTTCGCCAAAAGAAACAATTCGAGTTCAAAGGCAAACGTGCAGACTTAGGTGGGGACCTTTGTGTAACTGGAAATCTTCGTCTCGGAAAAGAGAACGACTATAAACGTTATACCTTCGCGATGAACGGAGACGCGATGGGCAAATCCATGCAAGGTGCAGGAGGCTCTCTCGTAATGGGGGTTGTCATCAACTCCATTCTTGCCAGATCCGCTGCAAACGATAGAGTATTGGACACAACTCCTTCCGAATTTTTAACAGAAATTTATAAAGAGATGCAGTCCGTTTTCAAATCATTCAACGGATCAATGGTGATCTCCGGAACATTCATCATCGTCGAAGATGAGACAGGTAAATTCTGGTATTTCAACGCAGAGCACCCATTCTCAGTAATGTACAGAGATGGAAGAGCAGGCTTCTTAGAAACAGGACTTACTCTTAGAAAGATCGGATTGGATTCAGAATATGAGTTCAAAGTCCATTCCGGAAGATTAGAACCTGGTGATGTATTGATCGTAGGTTCGGACGGTAAAGATGATTTGGATCTTACTCCTGAGAAAGAAGTTCGCACAATCAATGAAGATGAGATGCTTTTCTTACAAATGGTGGAGAAGGGCCAAGGTGACCTGGAAAAAATAGAAGAAGAAGTCCTCAAAGTCGGAGAATTGACTGACGACCTTTCCCTTCTTAGAGTGGAGTATTCTCCTGTTGCTTCTCCGGAAACAAACGGAAAAGAAGACGAGATCACTGATCCTTTCGATTGGAAGTTCATATATAAAAAAGCAAAAGAAGATTATATGGGTGGCCGTTTAAGTGAAGCTCTTGGCGCACTCGAAGGTCTATACAAATCGGATCCTCAAAATACAAAGGTGACTAAACTACTTGGGCTTCTCAGCTTTAAAGGTAAAAATTACGGAAAAGCAGTAGAAGTTCTGAATAAGTATTTGGGATCGGATCCAGACTTAGTAGAATACTGGTATTATCTTTCTTTGGCTAATCGTAGGATCGGAAGAATGGACGAGGCCATTTTGGCTGCAAAAAGAATGGAGGAACTCCAACCGGATAATTCCATGAATCTGATCAATCTTTCCGACTTATACCGTCAAACGGAACAATTTGAGTTAGCATTGGAATACGCTCATTTAGCTCTGGAGAAGGACCCAGAGGATGAGAACGCACAGAAATTAGTAAGATTGATCGAAAGAGATAGAAAAGCTTCTTTATAG